Proteins from a single region of Psychrobacter sp. JCM 18902:
- a CDS encoding glutathione S-transferase family protein: MITLYKYTHPSRAETVIWALQELGLEYETKEIDGKKGEQRSPEFLAVNPFGKIPTITHEGKHFTESLAIIEYLNELHPDKPLTPNTADENFAEKNYKLHQVISFGMIEIESYLWILTKIKVLDNYENWPERTANNCMKCIQKALPIAYAWVDEQEYIAGDSFTLADIYYQHLFSWLKMLGVELPEQVQDYLKKLSKREKFPKR; this comes from the coding sequence GTGATTACTTTATACAAATATACCCATCCAAGTCGCGCTGAAACGGTCATTTGGGCATTGCAGGAGCTGGGCTTAGAATATGAGACCAAAGAAATAGATGGCAAAAAAGGAGAGCAGCGAAGTCCTGAGTTTTTAGCCGTTAACCCCTTTGGTAAAATCCCTACCATCACACATGAAGGCAAACACTTTACTGAGTCGTTGGCTATTATTGAGTATCTCAATGAGTTACACCCTGACAAACCTTTGACACCAAATACAGCAGATGAGAACTTCGCTGAGAAAAACTATAAACTTCACCAAGTGATTTCATTTGGCATGATCGAGATTGAGAGTTATCTATGGATACTCACCAAAATCAAAGTATTAGACAATTATGAAAACTGGCCTGAGCGCACCGCTAACAACTGCATGAAGTGTATCCAAAAAGCCCTACCGATTGCTTATGCTTGGGTAGATGAGCAGGAGTATATAGCGGGGGACAGCTTCACGCTAGCAGACATTTATTATCAGCATTTGTTTTCATGGTTAAAGATGCTGGGCGTTGAGTTGCCTGAGCAGGTTCAAGATTATCTTAAAAAATTATCGAAGCGTGAGAAGTTTCCTAAGAGATAA